GTGGTCGTTCGCCGCGACGCCGTCCGCGCTGCCGAAAGCGGGGCCGAACGGCAACGACGCCACGCTGGCCGCGCCCGCTCGCGCCTCCGGCCCGGTCGCGAAAGCGCTTCGCATCGGCTTCGTCGAGCTCGAGCCGGATGCGCGCTACGATCCGCTGCGGCTGAAGTTTCGCGGCCTCGCCCAACCGCTCGGCCGGCCGTTCGCCGGCGCCGAAGTGGCGCTGCGCGAAGCGCGCTTCGTCGGTGACGCGCTCGGCGTCGGCTTCGCGCTCGAGCGCGTCGCGGCCGCCGACGCGAAAGCGCTGCTCGCGGCGATCGACACGTTGCACAGGGACGGCGTGCAGTTCTTCCTCGTCGACGCGCCCGGCGCCGTCGTTGCCGAGCTGTCGAAAGCGCTGCGCGGGCGCGAGCTGCTGCTGTTCAACGTCTCGGCGCCGGACGACGCGCTGCGCCAGGAGCAGTGCCAGCCGAATTTGCTGCACACCTTGCCGAACCACGCGATGAATGCCGACGCGCTGGCGCAGTTCCTGGTGGCGAAGAAATGGCGTTCGGTGCTGATGCTCGAAGGGCCGCGCGCCGAGGATCGGCTCATCGCGGCGGCGTTCGAGCGGGCGGCGAAGCGCTTCGGCGTGAAGATCGTCGAGACGAAGAAATTCGTGCTCTCGAACGACCCGCGCCAGCGCGAACAGGGCAACGTCGCGCTGCTGACGGCCGGGGCGGAGCACGACGTCGTGTTCGTCGCCGACAGCGACGGCGAGTTCGCGCGCAGCGTCCCGTACCGCAGCGTGCGCGCACGACCGGTCGTCGGCGCCGAAGGTCTCGCCGCGCTGGCCTGGCACTGGTCGTGGGAGCGTCACGGCGCGCCGCAGTTGAACGCGCGGCTCGAGAAGCAAGCCGGGCGGCAGATGAGCGACTCCGACTG
Above is a genomic segment from Azoarcus sp. PA01 containing:
- a CDS encoding ABC transporter substrate-binding protein; the encoded protein is MTDGIARTVGASVTASRHMSRKRSGWRCGRSMVGLAFALLASWSFAATPSALPKAGPNGNDATLAAPARASGPVAKALRIGFVELEPDARYDPLRLKFRGLAQPLGRPFAGAEVALREARFVGDALGVGFALERVAAADAKALLAAIDTLHRDGVQFFLVDAPGAVVAELSKALRGRELLLFNVSAPDDALRQEQCQPNLLHTLPNHAMNADALAQFLVAKKWRSVLMLEGPRAEDRLIAAAFERAAKRFGVKIVETKKFVLSNDPRQREQGNVALLTAGAEHDVVFVADSDGEFARSVPYRSVRARPVVGAEGLAALAWHWSWERHGAPQLNARLEKQAGRQMSDSDWAAWVAVKAIVEAVVRTQNAPFAKLRDYLRGDEITIDGFKGNRLDFRPWDNQLRQPMLLATHNAVVERAPIAGFLHPANNMDTLGFDRRDSRCGF